A genomic stretch from Silurus meridionalis isolate SWU-2019-XX chromosome 1, ASM1480568v1, whole genome shotgun sequence includes:
- the pdzrn3b gene encoding E3 ubiquitin-protein ligase PDZRN3-B isoform X3 — translation MGCSLCTLQKPAERYKLLYEVCRVNGKDLSNATHEQAVEAFRTAKEPIMVHVLRRAPKPKLAGSDLDAQMTDISTQTDITFQHIMALSKLPAATLPVLDQYMLPEGHSPGHEYFDPNDYLETMQQDMEREELEYEEVDLYRTNIQDKLGLTVCYRTDDEDETGIYVSEIDPNSIAARDGRIREGDRIIQINGIEVQNREEAVALLTSEENRNVCLLVARPEIQLDDGWMEDDRNDFLDDLHMDMLEQQHNQAMQFTASMLQQKKPVKSGGMMDTGTLLSHQHEKDSGLGRTDESTRNDESSEQENICDDQTSASTTLGSHRRLAYSQDTLGSSDLPFSNESFISADYTDADFLGDFPADECERFRELLELKCQVKSGGGLSISWPSFGVDGGQGLCGAGDDGVDKELELLNAELRNIELECLSIVRAHRTQQLREQPWMLHNSGFRNYNTSVDARRHELADISELPEKSDKDSSSAYNTGESCRSTPLTLELSPDNSLRRANEGLAEASAGGTGTGPSTRVLRPLLSPVQEATGSSRIHTAPSKEPDAGHHSEAKDRKPSRLSHPHSPYKHAHIPAHAQHYQSYMHLIQQKSAVEYAQSQVSLASICRDPASAEPKGEWKVKIRSDGTRYITKRPARDRLLKERALRIREERSGGMTTDDDAASELKMGRYWSKEERKQHAVRAKEQRQRREFMKQSRTDWLKEQSGSGADDKKEVNIIELSHKKMMKKRNKKIFDNWMTIQELLTHGARSPDGTRVYNSLLSVTTV, via the exons ATGGGATGCAGCCTCTGTACTTTACAGAAGCCAGCAGAGCGATACAAACTACTGTATGAAGTGTGCCGG GTAAATGGCAAAGACCTTTCCAATGCTACTCATGAGCAGGCAGTAGAGGCCTTCCGCACAGCCAAAGAGCCCATCATGGTGCATGTGTTGCGCAGGGCACCGAAGCCCAAGTTGGCAGGATCTGATTTGGATGCACAGATGACGGACATCAGCACGCAGACAGACATCACCTTCCAGCACATTATGGCCCTCAGCAAGCTGCCTGCCGCGACACTTCCTGTACTTGATCAGTACATGCTACCTGAAGG GCACTCTCCCGGGCATGAGTATTTCGACCCGAATGATTACCTAGAGACCATGCAGCAGGATATGGAAAGAGAAGAACTTGAGTatgag GAAGTGGATTTGTACAGGACAAATATCCAGGACAAGCTGGGCTTAACCGTGTGCTACAGGACTGACGATGAGGACGAAACCGGTATATACGTCAGTGAG ATTGATCCAAACAGCATTGCTGCAAGAGATGGCCGAATTAGGGAAGGAGACAGAATCATCCAG ATCAATGGCATCGAGGTGCAGAATCGGGAGGAGGCGGTGGCTCTGCTCACCAGTGAAGAGAACCGGAATGTATGTCTGCTGGTGGCTCGACCAGAGATACAG CTGgacgatggatggatggaagacgACAGAAATGATTTCCTGGACGATCTGCACATGGACATGCTCGAGCAGCAGCATAATCAGGCCATGCAGTTTACTGCCAGCATGCTCCAACAG AAGAAACCAGTGAAGAGTGGAGGCATGATGGACACAGGAACACTGCTGTCACATCAGCACGAGAAGGACAGTGGCCTGGGACGCACCGATGAAAGCACCCGCAATGATGAGAGCTCAGAGCAAGAGAACATCTGCGATGACCAGACCAGTGCCTCTACCACGCTGGGCAGCCACAGACGCCTGGCATACAGTCAGGACACACTGGGGAGCAGTGACCTTCCTTTCAGCAACGAATCCTTTATCTCAGCTGACTACACCGATGCAGACTTTCTGGGTGACTTTCCAGCTGATGAGTGCGAGCGCTTCCGAGAGCTGTTGGAGCTCAAATGCCAGGTGAAGAGTGGTGGTGGCTTGAGCATAAGTTGGCCCAGCTTCGGAGTAGACGGCGGACAAGGACTCTGTGGTGCAGGAGATGATGGCGTGGACAAGGAGCTGGAGCTTCTTAACGCAGAGCTGCGAAACATCGAACTAGAATGCCTGAGCATTGTGCGGGCTCATCGTACACAGCAGTTACGCGAGCAGCCATGGATGTTGCACAACAGTGGCTTTCGCAACTACAATACGAGCGTAGACGCACGGCGCCATGAGCTGGCTGATATCAGCGAGCTACCTGAGAAGTCGGACAAGGACAGCTCAAGTGCCTACAATACAGGAGAGAGCTGCCGCAGCACACCACTTACACTCGAGCTCTCACCGGACAACTCATTACGCAGAGCTAATGAAGGGCTTGCAGAAGCCAGTGCAGGAGGTACTGGAACAGGCCCCAGCACCAGAGTCTTAAGGCCCTTGCTATCACCTGTCCAGGAGGCTACTGGCTCAAGCAGGATCCACACTGCCCCATCCAAAGAGCCTGATGCTGGCCACCATTCCGAGGCCAAAGATCGCAAGCCAAGTCGCCTCAGCCATCCGCACTCCCCCTACAAACATGCCCACATCCCAGCGCATGCTCAGCATTATCAAAGCTACATGCATTTGATTCAGCAAAAATCCGCCGTAGAGTACGCACAGAGCCAGGTGAGTCTTGCCAGCATTTGCCGGGATCCGGCTTCGGCCGAGCCCAAAGGAGAGTGGAAGGTAAAGATCCGCAGCGATGGTACTCGGTACATCACCAAGAGGCCAGCACGTGACCGCCTGTTGAAGGAGCGTGCCCTGCGTATCAGAGAGGAACGCAGTGGAGGCATGACCACAGACGACGACGCCGCCAGcgagctgaagatgggtcgctACTGGAGCAAGGAGGAGCGCAAGCAGCATGCCGTGCGCGCCAAGGAACAGCGTCAGCGGCGCGAGTTCATGAAGCAGAGTCGCACAGACTGGCTGAAAGAGCAGAGCGGGAGTGGCGCAGATGACAAAAAGGAGGTCAACATCATCGAACTGAGTCACaaaaaaatgatgaagaaacgCAACAAGAAGATCTTTGATAACTGGATGACCATCCAGGAACTGCTCACGCACGGTGCACGGTCTCCAGACGGGACCCGGGTGTACAACTCGCTGTTGTCGGTGACCACGGTGTAA